In the genome of Candidatus Promineifilum breve, the window ACCGAGTTTTCAAGAAAAAACTCGGTTTCCCCATTAAAAAGGAGATAAGCATGAACCACACCACGCATCAGGAAGGAGTCAAGAAGCTGGCCGAGTTGATCAAGGACATCGACATCGCCATGCTGACCACGGTGGACGAGGACGGCACGTTGCGCAGCCGGCCGATGAGCACCCAGGAAGTCGAGTTCGATGGCGACCTCTGGTTCCTCACCTCCGACGACACGGCCAAGGTGGGCGAGATCAGCCGCGAGAATCGGGTGAATGTCAGCTATGCCAAGCTGGACAAGCAGCGCTTCGTGTCGGTGTCGGGCACGGCCGAAATTGTCAATGACAAGGCCAAGATCGAAGAGCTGTGGTCGCCGATCTACAAGGCCTACTTCCCCAAGGGGCTGGATGATCCGTCGCTGCGCCTACTGAAGATCCACGCCGAGAAGGCCGAGTATTGGGAGTCGTCGGGCCTGATTCCGACGGTAATCGCCTTTGTCCAGTCGATGGCCGGCAAGGAAGCCGAAATGGGCGAGAACGAGAAGATTCAATTGGCGTAATTTGGTGTCTTGCCCTGACAGCCGGCTGTTCGTACAATTCCAGCCATTCTTTACGGGAGCCGAGCAGCGACGGAGGCATGGCGTGGAATCGATCACCGGATTGTGGTTGGGCCGGAGGTTACGGCTGGTTTGTTTGATATGGCTGGTGCTCATGGCGGCGTGTGGCGGCGGGACGGCCGCGCCGCCACCGCCGCCGACGCTGCCGCCGCAACTGGCCGCGGGGCAAAAGGTGTTCGTCGCCCACTGCGGCGCCTGCCATAGC includes:
- a CDS encoding pyridoxamine 5'-phosphate oxidase family protein, which codes for MNHTTHQEGVKKLAELIKDIDIAMLTTVDEDGTLRSRPMSTQEVEFDGDLWFLTSDDTAKVGEISRENRVNVSYAKLDKQRFVSVSGTAEIVNDKAKIEELWSPIYKAYFPKGLDDPSLRLLKIHAEKAEYWESSGLIPTVIAFVQSMAGKEAEMGENEKIQLA